The genome window tgcatTGGCCCTAAAAACTATGGgaaattttctaaaattccaaaaacattttttcaaatggaaaaatggcTACAAGGAAGGAGTCACTTCAATCACTGAGTAAAACTCATGTTCACCGAACGATGTAGACCAAgaattttcataaaaacaaaccaaaaacttTTTTGACAAAATGAACCATTGAGTGTGTTCTTTGTACCACAACACTATTTTAATGTAGAGATTTGCAGACatgcatataattttttttattattattctcacattttggcatttttttgtatgtttggtTTTGCCAGTTTTACTGGAAATGATTTTCCATTGGTGCATGTGTATTTTCCTGTAATCTGAGTGTGAATGAAACTTGTAGTGCTGCTGCAAGTGGTGGTTTTGTCCTGTTCAGAATACAGTTCTATACAGAtctattgtaatttttttccatacttTTGAGTAATTCATGCTGATGATAACAGCATACAGCCATATCATCAAGAAAAAACTGCAATCACGGGAGGTGAGTGTATATGGGTGGATTGCCCTCATAGTCGTTTTTTGTTAATCTTAAATCATATGTAATTTATCATACAGCTCATCATAAATTTATGAGATTTAATAGCAAAAGTGTAAATTATTGCTTTCAGGTTAGAGTTATTAAAACACATATATTTTCTTGACTTCTTCGTTGTTGAGTGTATCCCTAGACATTCTAAAATGCACAATTATGTTTAATtgaggaagggggtgtggtggcgcagtgggttggaccaggtcctgcgctccggtgggtctgaggttcgagtcccacttggggtgccttgcgacggactggtgtcctgtcttgggtgtgtcccctccccctccagccttacgccctgtgttgccaggtaggctccggttccccgcgaccctgtataggacaagcggttcagaaaatgtgtgtgtgtgtttaattgagTTCCTTTCATAAATATGTAAGTTTTCTAACAAAATATCTTATAATGGGTGGTGTAGAAGTAGACTGTTGTAAAGTTTATAAAGTATAACAAGCCAGTTGTTTTATTAGTTctgatatttattttgaaattacacAAGCATTATTCTAAAAATCTGTGCAAACTGGTATTCATAACTTTAGCTATGCCATTCTAAATCCAAGCTTCATTTCAACTCAgtcaaagtgaataaaaaaagaaaaaactatttggACACCCTCAATATTGTGCTGGTAAATTTCTGTGCGCCTTATGACCTTAGCACACTAGATATCTATAGCAAGCCAAGGGAATGAGAACTGGTTCATGTCTGTGGTGGAAATAGCTGGGCCATGTACTCTTTGCTGATCATAACAACACCTACACTTAGCCAAGTACTTCAGCCAGGTTGTTGGTGATTCAAGCAAATAGCTCTATTCCCCCAAGTATGTAATGTTGCCAGGTGTAACCTTAAGCACACAGAACGAAAAGAATTTGGTGGCACACAAGAAAAGGTTGCAACCAATGTTCAAGCCTTCAAAGTCAGAATGGGTGCAGccaggaaagaaaaagtgagTAACTGGCATGAAAAAACTGGCTGAAAAgggatttaaattttaaaaaacatatggTTCAAAGGATTTTAACTTTAATATGCTGATAAAGGGAATTTTTCACTTTACATTTCATATCATTTGTACAGTTGTACAATTGCCCACAGTGCTGTTTGTGCATATAAGTATTGCCCCAAAACATTGTAATAAGGCTGTGTTCCTTTTCATCAGTAAACACACTCAAGCACTGActaagtattgtttttttttttttttaccttgagcTAAAAGGTATGGATAAGACTCTGTGATATCACGTACACAGTTTTGCAGCAGACATAAATGTCCACAAAGATAAAATTGTTCAAGCATATatatcaaatcaaatcaaatgaaATCATGTTATCATAATATTATATTAAGCTTGATagataaaattgttttaaaacaaccTACTTCCAAGAGTAGTACATGCTGTTGTCAGAAAATACCAGTGTAATTTCTCCTGCCCTGACCAGCAAAGGTGCAAAACAGTACCTTTGAATACAATCATTGAATAGATCCAGAAAACCATTAAGCTTTTTAGTTCAGTTTAGCTATTTCACTGAATAAATTATCTAATAAAAGcttacattttcttctgttttgtttgaagATACAGTATGATGTCACATCCCCTGAGAATAATTCTTTTACCAGTAGGGGTCCTCATCTAAAACAACCCAGTAGGACCCAGCACACCCATGTTCCATCCACCTATCAAACAAAGtctgtgaaaaaagtgaagcagAATCACAAAACTTGCTGAATTCCATGGAGACAACATACTCTTACCAGAGATTTTCCTTGCACTTTGACCACACCCATGGCCATGACCTCAGCTCTGCTCTTTGACCATGACCTCGACCCTTGGCATTGCTCCATGACAACAACCTTGGCTCTGACCTACAACCACAGCATAGCCCCTACCTCATCTTTGTCCTCCTGAGTCCAATCCTGTGTCTTCACATCCCAGGCACCTCATGACCCACTTTGGTTCCTGGTGCACGTTAGCCCAATTCACTGAATAAACTTTGCATTAGGGTTCATTTCATCATCAATCTGTGACAGCATGACAACAGCAGGTAATTATGGaaaatcagacatttttctaatttattttgaaaactgcaacataactatttctaatattttacatcttttcttAATGAGAAAGGCTCATTAACAAATTGTCAGATGAATACACATCTCCAGGGTGCATATCACATTTTTAGTTTGAAAAGCCCATCCCACATGGAGTCCTGTGTATAAATGGTCTAAATCCTTCTAGTTGCACAGTGCTCTAGTAGTCTTCAAACAGAGGGCTACACAGTAATATGAATTCATACTGAAAATTCAAGATAATACAATGCTGCATTCATAATGGTTTATTCCATTTACAGATAGGTGAAGAAACTGTGGGCTGGAGATTTGGATTCTATCCTTATTCATTTTTGGTATATGAATGTAACTACATTCCCTGTATTCCAGTAAACTGCAACATAACTTAGGAAATATGTTGTATAACTACTTCCTTGTTAAAATTATAACTGTAAATTTCAAGAAAAGTGATGGAAAACTTTTCCACTGTTGAATTCATTACCCTCTCTGGATTACAAGGATTAGGGGGAAATAGATCAATCTACTTCACCTTGACTCTTCTCACCTACCTGCTGATCGTTTCGGTGAATTTCACTCTCATTTCCACAATAGTTATTGAAAAAACTCTCCATGAACCCATGTATATATTTCTGTCTAATTTATGTGCTAATAGCCTATATGGGACTACAGGATTTTACCCCAAAATCCTACTGGACCTCCTGTCTGATGTTCATGTGATCTCATATAATTTATGCTTAATTCAACTTTATGTCATTTATAGTTCTCTGTTGTGTGAAATTCATATTCTAACAGTAATGGCTTATGACAGATATGTAGCAATATGTAGGCCTTTAGAATACCACACAGTTATGACTCCTCTGACGGTTAAggtaatgttgtttttttcttggtgttttcctttgttttggtgtgttttcattgttttgtctaCCTTCAGCCTGCCTTTATGTGGCTCTCACATAGATAAATTGTACTGTGATAACTGGTCAGTTGTAAAACTCTCCTGTGTGCCGAACACAGTCAACAATGTACTTGGATATATTATGATCACTTTAGAAATAACGCAAGCATTCTTCACTTTATATTCTTACTACTGCATTGTGAGGGTGTGTCTGAAATCTAAGGAAGGGAGAAGCAAATTTATGCAGACCTGTCTGCCACATTTAGTGGCAATTGTGAATTTTATGATTGCAAACTTGTTTGATGTTATGTACAGCAGGTATGGCTCTGACAGACTCCCTTTGACTCTGCGCAACATTATGGCTGTTGAATTTCTGGTTATTCCGCCTCTTCTCAACCCCATAATATATGGACTCAATTTGCAAAAAATACGGAGTACACTGATAAATGCTGTAAGATGCATAAGGTAACATAGTGGCCCACAGAAGGAAATGtgtagaaaaaaatctctgaaaagTTGCGAGTTGATATTAACTAGAACAACCTCTTGTTTATGTTTTGTACTGTGTTTCCACTTACAATATACAATAAGCTGCCAAACTCTGTCTAAATATTTACGTACTTATGCCTGGAAGTGTTACTCAATCCAcctggaaacaggaaaaaacatcCTTTTAACAATTGGGTTTTATACTGTTTTAAGTAAAttataaatggaaattttatgaaaaataatgtgttgATTTGTTCAGAGACACTAGAATGTTCCAACACCCTAAGAGTTTAATGGAAACTGTATTCTCCTCAGGGTTTTattctggttttcttttttcagttataGCTCAGTATGGCATTAGAACACTGTCAAGGGCTCAGGACACAAGGCCGCCTGAATAATGACACACTGCTGTCCCTTTACTAGTAAAGACATTTAAAGTATTTGGTTTACTTTCTCAGTCATCCCAGCTTCAAAACCTATAAATTGGGTGTGTATAAAttgtgtattattgttatttttactaATTCCATTCTTTGCTACTgtatctttctttttaaaatgactgacagtATTTGCTCTGTTAcctatacagctggatattttaacCAAATCAATTCAAACtaagttttttgttgtttgcatTGGCCCTAAAAACTATGGgaaattttctaaaattccaaaaacattttttcaaatggaaaaatggcTACAAGGAAGGAGTCACTTCAATCACTGAGTAAAACTCATGTTCACCGAACGATGTAGACCAAgaattttcataaaaacaaaccaaaaacttTTTTGACAAAATGAACCATTGAGTGTGTTCTTTGTACCACAACACTATTTTAATGTAGAGATTTGCAGACatgcatataattttttttattattattctcacattttggcatttttttgtatgtttggtTTTGCCAGTTTTACTGGAAATGATTTTCCATTGGTGCATGTGTATTTTCCTGTAATCTGAGTGTGAATGAAACTTGTAGTGTTGCTGCAAGTGGTGGTTTTGTCCTGTTCAGAATACAGTTCTATACAGAtctattgtaatttttttccatacttTTGAGTAATTCATGCTGATGATAACAGCATACAGCCATATCATCAAGAAAAAACTGCAATCACGGGAGGTGAGTGTATATGGGTGGATTGCCCTCATAGTCGTTTTTTGTTAATCTTAAATCATATGTAATTTATCATACAGCTCATCATAAATTTATGAGATTTAATAGCAAAAGTGTAAATTATTGCTTTCAGGTTAGAGTTATTAAAACACATATATTTTCTTGACTTCTTCGTTGTTGAGTGTATCCCTAGACATTCTAAAATGCACAATTATGTTTAATtgaggaagggggtgtggtggcgcagtgggttggaccaggtcctgcgctccggtgggtctgaggttcgagtcccacttggggtgccttgcgacggactggtgtcctgtcttgggtgtgtcccctccccctccagccttacgccctgtgttgccaggtaggctccggttccccgcgaccctgtataggacaagcggttcagaaaatgtgtgtgtgtgtttaattgagTTCCTTTCATAAATATGTAAGTTTTCTAACAAAATATCTTATAATGGGTGGTGTAGAAGTAGACTGTTGTAAAGTTTATAAAGTATAACAAGCCAGTTGTTTTATTAGTTctgatatttattttgaaattacacAAGCATTATTCTAAAAATCTGTGCAAACTGGTATTCATAACTTTAGCTATGCCATTCTAAATCCAAGCTTCATTTCAACTCAgtcaaagtgaataaaaaaagaaaaaactatttggACACCCTCAATATTGTGCTGGTAAATTTCTGTGCGCCTTATGACCTTAGCACACTAGATATCTATAGCAAGCCAAGGGAATGAGAACTGGTTCATGTCTGTGGTGGAAATAGCTGGGCCATGTACTCTTTGCTGATCATAACAACACCTACACTTAGCCAAGTACTTCAGCCAGGTTGTTGGTGATTCAAGCAAATAGCTCTATTCCCCCAAGTATGTAATGTTGCCAGGTGTAACCTTAAGCACACAGAACGAAAAGAATTTGGTGGCACACAAGAAAAGGTTGCAACCAATGTTCAAGCCTTCAAAGTCAGAATGGGTGCAGccaggaaagaaaaagtgagTAACTGGCATGAAAAAACTGGCTGAAAAgggatttaaattttaaaaaacatatggTTCAAAGGATTTTAACTTTAATATGCTGATAAAGGGAATTTTTCACTTTACATTTCATATCATTTGTACAGTTGTACAATTGCCCACAGTGCTGTTTGTGCATATAAGTATTGCCCCAAAACATTGTAATAAGGCTGTGTTCCTTTTCATCAGTAAACACACTCAAGCACTGActaagtattgtttttttttttttttaccttgagcTAAAAGGTATGGATAAGACTCTGTGATATCACGTACACAGTTTTGCAGCAGACATAAATGTCCACAAAGATAAAATTGTTCAAGCATATatatcaaatcaaatcaaatgaaATCATGTTATCATAATATTATATTAAGCTTGATagataaaattgttttaaaacaaccTACTTCCAAGAGTAGTACATGCTGTTGTCAGAAAATACCAGTGTAATTTCTCCTGCCCTGACCAGCAAAGGTGCAAAACAGTACCTTTGAATACAATCATTGAATAGATCCAGAAAACCATTAAGCTTTTTAGTTCAGTTTAGCTATTTCACTGAATAAATTATCTAATAAAAGcttacattttcttctgttttgtttgaagATACAGTATGATGTCACATCCCCTGAGAATAATTCTTTTACCAGTAGGGGTCCTCATCTAAAACAACCCAGTAGGACCCAGCACACCCATGTTCCATCCACCTATCAAACAAAGtctgtgaaaaaagtgaagcagAATCACAAAACTTGCTGAATTCCATGGAGACAACATACTCTTACCAGAGATTTTCCTTGCACTTTGACCACACCCATGGCCATGACCTCAGCTCTGCTCTTTGACCATGACCTCGACCCTTGGCATTGCTCCATGACAATAACCTTGGCTCTGGCCTACAACCACAACACAGCCCCTACCTCATCTTGGTCCTCCTGAGTCCAATCCTGTGTCTTCACACCCCAGGCACCTCATGACCCACTTTGGTTCCTGGTGCACGTTAGCCCAATTCACTGAATAAACTTTGCATTAGGGTTCATTTCATCATCAATCTGTGACAGCATGACAACAGCAGGTAATTATGGaaaatcagacatttttctaatttattttgaaaactgcaacataactatttctaatattttacatcttttcttAATGAGAAAGGCTCATTAACAAATTGTCAGATGAATACACATCTCCAGGGTGCATATCACATTTTTAGTTTGAAAAGCCCATCCCACATGGAGTCCTGTGTATAAATGGTCTAAATCCTTCTAGTTGCACAGTGCTCTAGTAGTCTTCAAACAGAGGGCTACACAGTAATATGAATTCATACTGAAAATTCAAGATAATACAATGCTGCATTCATAATGGTTTATTCCATTTACAGATAGGTGAAGAAACTGTGGGCTGGAGATTTGGATTCTATCCTTATTCATTTTTGGTATATGAATGTAACTACATTCCCTGTATTCCAGTAAACTGCAACATAACTTAGGAAATATGTTGTATAACTACTTCCTTGTTAAAATTATAACTGTAAATTTCAAGAAAAGTGATGGAAAACTTTTCCACTGTTGAATTCATTACCCTCTCTGGATTACAAGGATTAGGGGGAAATAGATCAATCTACTTCACCTTGACTCTTCTCACCTACCTGCTGATTGTTTCGGTGAATTTCACTCTCATTTCCACAATAGTTATTGAAAAAACTCTCCATGAACctatgtatatatttctgtgtAATTTATGTGCTAATAGTCTATATGGGACTGCAGGTTTCTACCCAAAAATACTACTGGATCTCCTCTCTAATGTTCATAAGATTTCATATAATTTATGTTTACTACAATTATTTGTCATCTACACTTCTGTGTTGTGTGAGATTCCTATTCTAACAGTAATGGCTTATGACAGATATGTAGCAATATGCAGGCCATTAGAGTACCACACAGTTATGACTCCTCTCATGGTTAAGACAATGCTCCTTTTTTCTTGGTGTGTTCCACTTTCTTGGTGTTTTTTCAATCTTTTATGTACCTTCAGGCTGCCTTTGTGTGGTTCTCACATCGACAAACTGTACTGCGACAACTGGTCAGTTGTGAAGCTTTCCTGCGTACCAACTACAGTCAACAATGTTCTCGGGTATGTTGTAATAGTTTCTGAGATAATACAGGCACTTTTCACTTTATATTCTTACTACTGCATTGTGAGGGTGTGTTTGAAATCgaaggaagggaaaagaaaatttATGCAGACTTGTCTGCCACATTTAATGGCAATGGTGAATTTTGTCATTGCAGCCCTGTTTGATAGTATGTATAACAGATATGGATCTGCTAGCATTCCTTTGAGTCTGCGGAACATTATGGCTGTTCAATTCCTGGTTATCCCCCCTCTTTTCAACCCCGTAATTTATGGCCTCAACTTACAAAAAGTACGGGCCATCTTATTCAGatactgtgaaaaatataatgtttcTCAGAGGCCCATAGAAAGAAACTTTTAGAGTAAATATTGCTAAGTGGTATTAATTAGAACAAGTCCTTTTccaacttttcatttttattccccCATGTACTTTAAGGTACTGGtatctaataaaaaaaataacaaaacatactGCTGTCTGGAAGTGTTGTTTTGTCCCATAAGGACAAGAAAGAAGCTTCATTAATAACAGTCTTATAAATAACAATTTCACATGCAAATAGGATATCTTTTGGCAATTTGTAAAGGAAgatgaaaagtaaaaacattaaattgaaTTGCTTTGCAATACTAGTATATTCATGCTCTTTCCTAATAGTgtagtaaaaatatttcagcagacATGTTAAaagtgagggggtgtggtggcgcagtgggttggactgggtcctgctctccagtgggtctggggttcgagtcctgcttggggtgccttgcgacggactggcgtcccgtccttggtgtgtcccctccagccttacgccttgagttgccgggttaggctccggctccccgcaaccccgtatgggacaagcggttctgaaaatgtgtgtgtgtgttaaaagtggtttataataaatatcagcatttaaaaCTAACCAccagaaaaagtacaaaataaaaagtcaaaatataataataatagttagataatgataatattataatagtaagataacatttttcatatacCGTGTGGTATTGGGTAGCTTGTACAACAATTCATTTATAGATGCAGGGCACTGAATCTTCTATGTGATGTAAAAGCCTTTACAGAAGCtctacagacacagagagagcaccAGTGATATGTCACTCAGTCTCAGTGTCTAACTTATTCCATTGTTCACTCATGATTTCGTTCATCCTCCGAGGACTCCCAGTCTCAAACCCGCCTatgaatttcagttttatgAAACGCATAACAAATGCTTTTGTAGAGGAGATTAATTAAATCTAAGTCTTGATTGTTTAAATATCAGTTTAATTACAAATGTCTAATGTAAGTCACACTTGTTGGTTCatagaaaatgtcatttaaagacaaagaacaaaagatattttttattaaaaaaaggaaaaattttttTAGGCAAATCCATTGATTCAAAAGCATTTACACATTTGCAATCACACACAGTGGCaacggaatgattttaactgtacattgtgcaaaaaaaaaaaagtttgtcaaaGGGGAGCCTCCACTACATTTACTGTAATGAGGGTCTTCTCTTCTTTTGCAAATATAGGACTAATTgctaaaagaaacaaacaaaaaaagccagACCGAACTCGTAGTGAAAATCAGCCCTGTGTTTACAGATGACAAATTGAGGCCTtcatgtttctattttttttttttcttttttacagctggtttacatttgttatataacatataatttttttttaatcctcaaaattataaataaattcaataaaaattacattagtgaaacatttattttgtatatttgatattttatatGTACATGTGTGATTTTAACTTGTAATACCCTGTATGGTGGTACAGTGATGAAGTCTGTAGCGTTGCTGTTTCATAGCACCTGTGCTCTCTGGCCACGAGCTTCAATCTGAATCACTCTGTGtcgagtttgcttgttctcctcatgtttgtatagtttcctcctgcagtttgAATGCATGCAACCTGGTTTGAAATTTCAGGTGATTAAAGTAACATTGCATAGGGTTCTCTGCAAAGCTACATATGACTTTGTTTGATATGATTTACTATTTCATTACAAATTATGTACTAAAAATAGTTCAGCAAACAAGG of Scleropages formosus chromosome 10, fSclFor1.1, whole genome shotgun sequence contains these proteins:
- the LOC114911700 gene encoding olfactory receptor 4E1-like produces the protein MENFSTVEFITLSGLQGLGGNRSIYFTLTLLTYLLIVSVNFTLISTIVIEKTLHEPMYIFLSNLCANSLYGTTGFYPKILLDLLSDVHVISYNLCLIQLYVIYSSLLCEIHILTVMAYDRYVAICRPLEYHTVMTPLTVKVMLFFSWCFPLFWCVFIVLSTFSLPLCGSHIDKLYCDNWSVVKLSCVPNTVNNVLGYIMITLEITQAFFTLYSYYCIVRVCLKSKEGRSKFMQTCLPHLVAIVNFMIANLFDVMYSRYGSDRLPLTLRNIMAVEFLVIPPLLNPIIYGLNLQKIRSTLINAVRCIR
- the LOC108922405 gene encoding olfactory receptor 10J5-like, whose translation is MENFSTVEFITLSGLQGLGGNRSIYFTLTLLTYLLIVSVNFTLISTIVIEKTLHEPMYIFLCNLCANSLYGTAGFYPKILLDLLSNVHKISYNLCLLQLFVIYTSVLCEIPILTVMAYDRYVAICRPLEYHTVMTPLMVKTMLLFSWCVPLSWCFFNLLCTFRLPLCGSHIDKLYCDNWSVVKLSCVPTTVNNVLGYVVIVSEIIQALFTLYSYYCIVRVCLKSKEGKRKFMQTCLPHLMAMVNFVIAALFDSMYNRYGSASIPLSLRNIMAVQFLVIPPLFNPVIYGLNLQKVRAILFRYCEKYNVSQRPIERNF